In the genome of Pseudomonas sp. HS6, one region contains:
- a CDS encoding response regulator transcription factor, producing MSSALVVDDHPVVVGAVRMVLESLGYETVHVASSGVDVVPMIRQHAPKLIVLDLKLRGFGGLEVLERIRAIGLDCKVVIFTSADPEHYLTRCRRAGAMAFVTKSAQLQQLQNAIKAVRSGYSFFPELLVNSASQSDLNRDERESIASLSTREMEIMMKLAQGESNKRIAEAMNLSHKTISTYKTRLMLKLGVSSLVVLRELVKRNGLF from the coding sequence ATGAGTTCAGCATTGGTCGTCGACGATCACCCTGTGGTAGTCGGTGCCGTCAGAATGGTTCTGGAGTCACTGGGCTATGAAACGGTTCATGTCGCTTCGAGCGGCGTCGACGTGGTACCGATGATTCGCCAGCATGCACCGAAACTGATTGTGCTTGATCTGAAACTCAGGGGTTTCGGCGGCCTGGAGGTGCTGGAACGCATCAGAGCCATCGGGCTGGATTGCAAGGTGGTGATCTTCACCTCGGCCGACCCTGAACACTATCTGACGCGTTGTCGGCGTGCCGGTGCGATGGCGTTCGTCACCAAATCCGCCCAATTGCAGCAGTTGCAGAACGCGATCAAGGCAGTCCGTTCGGGTTATAGCTTCTTCCCCGAATTGCTCGTGAACAGTGCCAGTCAATCCGACCTGAACCGCGATGAGCGAGAGTCGATTGCAAGCCTGTCCACTCGCGAAATGGAGATCATGATGAAACTGGCTCAAGGTGAGTCCAACAAGCGTATTGCTGAAGCGATGAACCTCAGTCACAAAACCATCAGCACCTACAAGACCCGCCTGATGCTGAAACTCGGAGTAAGTTCACTGGTGGTGCTGCGAGAGTTGGTCAAACGCAACGGACTGTTCTGA
- a CDS encoding transporter substrate-binding domain-containing protein, translated as MRPLSFICLLLLMLAGSLRASDTAQSLEIISRTRLEGVQIRLDEQDRQWLSAHPVLRIGISGPDYPPFELTRNRHELEGLSADYADAIAQVLKVRIEVWCYPDREAAMAALKDGNLHLLLTSNNFEIADPDLMLSRAYAEDQPMWVTRLDEPLPGDLAGKRIAMVDDYLPAATIEKAYPQASLQRYRSILDALGAVAFGRDALYLGDFISASYLINTSFHNDLQLAGPSGLDANPFAFALTRSNTRLKRLVDKALLAIPMEQRLAMEQRWSAGRADMAAQSRVSLSASEQQWLDQHPVVRVGAIDDFAPLTFFNADGRFSGLAAQLLNLISQRSGLTFEVVRGQSLDSQVEQLKTGELDLLPVLTPSRERELEMLFTRAYANSPFVLIADSKAQGPRSLDEMTGKRLALYRGNPLHDYLLEHVPQIRLIELPSPAAGTLALLDGRADATLSSLLVARYQIDHQYRDRLRIVSTLGDQPARIAMATALEAPQLQSILNKALLSIAPQEMDDLVARWSRNVVLEDNYWQRHREQILRGFAVAAGLLLLALGWIGFQRRQIRQRQQWLLQLQEAKDAADEANRAKSTFLAVMSHEIRTPMNALLGMLELALKRADEGVTDRPAIEVASHAGQQLLALIGDILDIARIESGHLSLAPERANLREVVASVCRVFEGLARQKSLSWRVELDERSDVDVMLDPVRFKQVLSNLLSNAIKFTDEGEVSLRLQVFTEQDGGVETGVIIEDSGRGISAEDQQRLFNPFVQVGSHQPSARSGSGLGLVISRNLCRLMGGDLWISSEPGRGTQVMLRLELPVLEPLMQEAATTPAVRAVKSLTVLVVDDHPVNRLLLCRQLSELGHRAVDTGDGEHGLVAWRGQSFDALITDINMPGTNGYQLARAIREEEVATGRAPCLILGFTANAQIEEKQRCLAAGMDDCLFKPILLRELNQALMAVGSDETPVESVDDQGPAEFDLSALLQLASADNPLIGQLREEVLSSLRIDLERLDESGRQGDRAGLLDLAHHVTGGAHMIGAERVVSACRVLEQACLDDEPEAALTAAINSLRKAMHDLAQHLQA; from the coding sequence ATGAGACCACTGAGTTTCATCTGCCTGTTGCTGTTGATGCTCGCCGGTTCGCTGCGAGCCAGCGACACTGCGCAATCACTGGAAATCATCTCCCGCACCCGGCTGGAAGGCGTGCAGATACGCCTTGATGAACAGGATCGACAGTGGCTCAGTGCGCACCCGGTGCTGCGAATCGGTATCTCCGGGCCGGATTACCCGCCGTTTGAACTGACCCGTAACAGACACGAGCTGGAAGGTCTTTCCGCCGATTATGCAGACGCCATTGCACAGGTGCTGAAGGTCCGGATCGAGGTCTGGTGTTACCCCGACCGCGAAGCCGCCATGGCCGCGCTCAAGGACGGAAATCTGCACCTGCTGCTCACCTCGAACAACTTCGAAATCGCTGATCCCGACCTGATGCTGTCTCGTGCCTACGCCGAGGATCAGCCAATGTGGGTGACCCGGCTTGATGAGCCATTGCCGGGAGATCTGGCAGGAAAACGTATCGCCATGGTGGATGACTACCTGCCGGCTGCGACCATAGAGAAGGCTTACCCGCAAGCCTCCCTGCAGCGTTACCGTTCGATTCTCGATGCGCTTGGCGCCGTGGCGTTCGGTCGGGATGCTTTGTACCTCGGGGATTTCATCAGCGCCAGTTATCTGATCAACACCAGTTTTCACAACGACCTGCAATTGGCCGGCCCTTCCGGCCTTGACGCCAATCCATTCGCCTTTGCCCTGACGCGTAGCAACACCCGCTTGAAGCGTCTGGTCGACAAGGCCCTGCTGGCCATTCCCATGGAGCAGCGCCTGGCCATGGAGCAGCGCTGGAGCGCTGGTCGCGCCGACATGGCAGCGCAATCGCGAGTGAGCCTCAGCGCCAGCGAGCAGCAATGGCTGGATCAGCATCCGGTGGTGCGGGTCGGCGCTATCGACGACTTTGCTCCATTGACGTTCTTTAACGCTGACGGCCGTTTCAGCGGCTTGGCTGCTCAACTGCTTAACCTGATCAGTCAGCGTAGTGGCCTGACATTCGAGGTGGTACGCGGACAGTCCCTGGATAGCCAGGTCGAGCAATTAAAGACCGGGGAGCTGGACTTGCTGCCGGTACTGACACCGAGCCGCGAGCGCGAACTTGAAATGCTGTTCACCCGGGCGTACGCCAACAGTCCCTTTGTGCTGATCGCCGATTCGAAGGCACAAGGGCCGCGCAGCCTCGACGAGATGACGGGAAAGCGTCTCGCGCTCTATCGCGGCAATCCATTACACGATTATCTGTTGGAGCACGTGCCACAGATCCGCCTGATCGAGTTGCCAAGTCCGGCGGCGGGCACGCTGGCACTGCTCGACGGTCGGGCCGACGCGACATTGAGTTCGTTGTTGGTGGCGCGCTATCAGATCGATCACCAGTACCGCGATCGCTTGCGTATTGTCTCGACGCTGGGCGACCAGCCGGCCCGGATCGCGATGGCCACGGCGCTTGAGGCTCCGCAGCTGCAATCGATCCTGAACAAGGCGCTGCTGAGCATCGCCCCGCAGGAAATGGACGATCTGGTCGCGCGCTGGAGCCGTAACGTGGTGCTGGAGGACAATTATTGGCAGCGTCATCGGGAGCAAATCCTGCGCGGGTTTGCCGTTGCGGCGGGGTTGTTGTTGCTGGCATTGGGCTGGATCGGTTTTCAGCGCCGGCAGATTCGCCAGCGTCAGCAATGGCTACTTCAATTGCAGGAGGCCAAGGATGCGGCTGATGAAGCCAATCGAGCCAAGAGCACGTTTCTTGCGGTCATGAGCCACGAAATCCGCACGCCCATGAACGCATTGCTGGGCATGCTCGAACTGGCGCTCAAGCGTGCCGACGAAGGTGTGACCGATCGCCCGGCCATTGAAGTGGCGTCCCATGCGGGGCAGCAGTTATTGGCATTGATCGGCGATATTCTCGACATCGCGCGGATCGAGTCCGGGCATCTGTCGTTGGCCCCCGAGCGGGCCAATCTGCGGGAGGTGGTGGCGTCGGTATGCCGGGTGTTCGAAGGTCTGGCACGGCAGAAGTCATTGTCCTGGCGCGTGGAGCTGGATGAGCGCAGCGACGTCGACGTGATGCTCGACCCCGTACGCTTCAAGCAAGTGCTGTCGAACCTGTTGAGCAACGCGATCAAGTTCACCGATGAGGGGGAGGTGAGCCTGCGCTTGCAGGTGTTCACCGAGCAGGACGGAGGGGTGGAAACCGGCGTGATCATCGAAGACAGTGGCCGGGGGATCAGTGCCGAGGATCAGCAACGGTTGTTCAACCCGTTTGTGCAGGTCGGCAGCCATCAGCCGTCAGCGCGCAGCGGTTCCGGTCTGGGTCTGGTGATCAGCCGCAATCTGTGTCGACTCATGGGCGGTGACTTGTGGATCAGTAGCGAGCCGGGTCGGGGCACCCAAGTCATGCTGCGTCTGGAGCTGCCCGTACTGGAGCCGCTCATGCAGGAGGCCGCAACGACGCCAGCGGTGAGGGCGGTAAAGTCGCTGACGGTGCTGGTGGTGGATGATCATCCGGTCAATCGCTTGTTGCTGTGCCGGCAGTTGAGCGAACTCGGGCATCGCGCCGTCGACACCGGGGACGGTGAGCACGGACTGGTCGCGTGGCGCGGGCAATCTTTCGATGCGCTGATCACCGATATCAACATGCCCGGGACCAACGGTTATCAACTGGCGCGAGCGATTCGTGAAGAGGAGGTGGCGACGGGCAGGGCGCCTTGCCTCATTCTGGGGTTTACCGCCAATGCGCAGATCGAAGAAAAACAGCGATGCCTGGCGGCCGGCATGGACGATTGCCTGTTCAAGCCGATTCTGCTTCGCGAGCTGAACCAGGCCTTGATGGCCGTCGGGTCCGATGAAACGCCGGTCGAGAGCGTGGACGATCAAGGGCCGGCCGAATTCGACCTGAGTGCGCTGTTGCAGCTGGCGAGTGCGGATAACCCGCTCATCGGCCAATTGCGTGAAGAAGTACTGAGCAGCCTGCGCATCGACCTCGAACGATTGGACGAATCAGGCCGGCAAGGTGACCGCGCAGGCTTGCTTGATCTGGCACATCACGTCACGGGCGGGGCGCACATGATCGGTGCCGAACGTGTGGTCTCGGCCTGCCGGGTACTCGAACAGGCCTGCCTTGACGACGAGCCGGAAGCTGCGCTGACGGCTGCCATCAATTCGCTGCGCAAGGCCATGCACGACCTCGCGCAGCATCTTCAGGCCTGA
- the dkgB gene encoding 2,5-didehydrogluconate reductase DkgB — translation MSVPAFGLGTFRLQGQVVIDSVSTALELGYRVIDTAQIYENEAEVGQAIAASGIARDELFITSKIWVANFAKDRLIESLKESLQKLQTDYLDLTLIHWPSPEHQVPVEEFMGALLEAKRLGLTRQIGVSNFTIDLMKQAIAAIGAENIATNQIELHPYLQNRQVVEFAQSQGIQITSYMTLAYGEVLKDPLIVQIAERLQATPAQVTLAWAMQSGYAVIPSSTKRANLQSNLGAPALALSDADMALIAALERGHRLTSPKGIAPQWD, via the coding sequence ATGTCTGTTCCCGCTTTCGGTCTTGGTACGTTTCGCCTGCAAGGTCAGGTGGTCATCGATTCGGTGAGCACCGCCCTTGAACTCGGTTACCGGGTCATCGACACCGCACAAATCTATGAGAACGAAGCCGAGGTCGGCCAAGCCATCGCTGCCAGTGGCATCGCCCGCGACGAGCTGTTCATCACCAGCAAGATCTGGGTCGCCAACTTCGCCAAAGATCGGCTGATCGAAAGCCTCAAGGAGAGCCTGCAAAAATTGCAGACCGACTACCTCGACCTGACGCTGATCCACTGGCCGTCGCCGGAGCATCAGGTGCCGGTGGAGGAATTCATGGGCGCCCTGCTGGAGGCCAAACGCCTGGGCCTGACCCGGCAGATCGGTGTGTCCAACTTCACCATCGACCTGATGAAACAGGCAATTGCCGCCATCGGCGCGGAAAACATCGCGACCAACCAGATCGAACTGCACCCGTACCTGCAAAACCGTCAGGTTGTCGAGTTCGCGCAGAGTCAGGGCATCCAGATCACGTCGTACATGACCCTGGCCTATGGCGAAGTACTGAAGGATCCGCTGATTGTGCAGATCGCCGAACGTCTGCAAGCCACCCCGGCGCAAGTCACGCTGGCGTGGGCGATGCAATCGGGTTACGCGGTGATTCCTTCGTCGACCAAACGTGCCAACCTGCAAAGCAACCTCGGCGCCCCGGCACTCGCCCTGAGCGATGCCGACATGGCACTGATTGCCGCACTGGAGCGCGGCCATCGCCTGACCAGCCCCAAAGGCATCGCGCCGCAGTGGGACTGA
- a CDS encoding LysR substrate-binding domain-containing protein — protein MVEDLNTLYYFTQVVEHRGFAAAGRALDIPKSKLSRRISQLEERLGVRLLHRTSRHCSLTEIGQAYYQRCLAMRVEAESAAELIERNRSEPQGLVRLSCPTALLNSWVGPMLTRYMLKYPLVEVFIESTNRRVDLLHEGFDIALRVRFPPLENTDMVMKVLGNSTQSVVGSPIFAERLSSPPSPADLNGLPSLHWGAAQREYQWDLLGPNDASAQIRHTPRLVTDDLIALRQAVIAGVGVAHLPSVVVREDIAAGRVVELIPGWAPKCGIVHAIFPSRRGLLPSVRTLIDFLGEEFAHSDIA, from the coding sequence ATGGTGGAAGACCTCAACACCCTCTACTACTTCACTCAAGTAGTGGAGCATCGCGGCTTTGCCGCCGCTGGCCGTGCGCTGGACATACCCAAGTCGAAACTCAGTCGGCGCATCTCGCAGCTCGAGGAACGCCTTGGCGTACGCCTGCTGCACCGCACCAGCCGGCATTGTTCGCTGACCGAAATCGGCCAGGCCTACTACCAGCGCTGCCTGGCGATGCGGGTCGAGGCCGAGAGCGCCGCCGAGCTGATCGAGCGCAATCGCTCCGAACCTCAGGGATTGGTGCGCCTGAGCTGCCCGACGGCGCTGCTCAATTCCTGGGTCGGGCCGATGCTCACCCGCTACATGCTAAAGTACCCGCTGGTGGAAGTGTTCATCGAGAGCACCAACCGCCGGGTCGACCTGCTGCACGAAGGTTTCGACATTGCGCTGCGCGTGCGTTTCCCGCCACTGGAAAACACCGACATGGTGATGAAGGTGCTGGGCAACAGCACCCAGTCAGTGGTCGGCAGCCCGATATTTGCCGAACGCTTGTCGTCACCGCCCTCGCCGGCCGATCTCAACGGCTTGCCGAGCTTGCATTGGGGCGCGGCGCAACGTGAGTATCAATGGGACCTGCTCGGACCGAACGACGCTTCGGCGCAGATCCGGCACACACCAAGGCTGGTCACCGATGACCTGATCGCCCTGCGTCAGGCAGTGATTGCCGGGGTCGGCGTCGCGCATCTGCCGAGCGTGGTCGTGCGCGAAGACATCGCGGCAGGACGCGTGGTGGAGTTGATCCCGGGCTGGGCGCCGAAATGCGGGATCGTGCATGCGATCTTTCCGTCGCGCCGGGGTTTGTTGCCGTCGGTGCGCACGCTGATCGACTTTCTGGGTGAGGAGTTTGCTCACAGCGACATCGCTTGA
- a CDS encoding pirin family protein, which translates to MKNIIGIYTSPRGHWVGDGFPVRTLFSYDNLGKHISPFLLLDHAGPAQFTPTTERRGVGQHPHRGFETVTIVYEGEVQHRDSTGAGGTIGPGDVQWMTAASGILHEEFHSDNFARTGGNLEMVQLWVNLPAKDKMAAPGYQTILDRNIPSIPLKDGAGSLRLIAGEFDGQKGPSRTFTPIDVWDLRLNAGKLLTLDLHEGRNTALVLLRGAVQVNGLESVRQGQLALFERDGRQLTLEASEDAVVLLLSGEPIDEPIVGHGPFVMNTEQEIHQAFADFQSGRFGRMHG; encoded by the coding sequence ATGAAAAACATCATCGGTATCTACACCAGCCCTCGCGGCCATTGGGTCGGCGATGGTTTCCCGGTTCGCACGCTGTTTTCCTACGACAATCTGGGCAAGCACATCAGCCCGTTCCTGCTGCTGGATCACGCCGGGCCTGCGCAATTCACCCCGACCACCGAACGACGTGGCGTTGGTCAGCATCCGCACCGTGGGTTCGAAACCGTGACTATCGTTTACGAGGGCGAAGTGCAGCACCGCGATTCCACCGGTGCCGGCGGCACCATCGGCCCGGGCGATGTGCAATGGATGACCGCTGCGTCCGGGATCCTGCATGAGGAGTTTCACTCGGACAACTTCGCCAGAACCGGCGGCAATCTGGAAATGGTGCAACTGTGGGTCAACCTGCCAGCCAAGGACAAAATGGCGGCGCCCGGTTACCAGACCATTCTGGATCGCAACATTCCTAGCATCCCGCTCAAGGACGGCGCGGGCAGCCTGCGCCTGATCGCCGGTGAGTTCGACGGCCAAAAAGGCCCGTCCCGCACCTTCACGCCGATCGACGTGTGGGATCTGCGCCTGAACGCCGGCAAGTTGCTGACGCTGGATCTGCACGAGGGCCGCAACACCGCGTTGGTGCTGTTGCGCGGTGCGGTGCAGGTCAACGGTCTGGAATCGGTACGCCAGGGCCAGTTGGCGCTGTTCGAGCGTGACGGTCGGCAACTGACGCTTGAGGCCAGTGAAGATGCAGTGGTGTTGCTGCTCAGCGGCGAGCCGATCGACGAACCTATCGTCGGCCACGGTCCGTTCGTGATGAACACCGAGCAGGAAATCCACCAGGCATTCGCCGACTTCCAGTCCGGCCGCTTCGGCCGCATGCACGGCTGA
- the ycaC gene encoding isochorismate family cysteine hydrolase YcaC, giving the protein MSTQYKRLDKNNAAVLLVDHQAGLLSLVRDIEPDRFKNNVLALADLAKYFKLPTILTTSFESGPNGPLVPELKALFPEAPYIARPGQINAWDNEDFVKAIKATGKKQLIIAGVVTEVCVAFPALSALEEGFDVFVVTDASGTFNELTRESAWNRMSSAGAQLMTWFGLACELHRDWRNDIEGLGTLFSNHIPDYRNLMTSYSTLTSGK; this is encoded by the coding sequence ATGAGCACTCAATACAAACGTCTGGACAAGAACAACGCCGCCGTTCTGTTGGTCGACCATCAAGCCGGGCTGTTGTCGCTGGTGCGCGACATTGAGCCTGACCGGTTCAAGAACAACGTGCTGGCGCTGGCCGACCTGGCCAAGTACTTCAAGCTGCCGACGATCCTGACCACCAGTTTCGAAAGCGGCCCCAACGGCCCGCTGGTACCCGAGCTCAAGGCGTTGTTCCCCGAGGCTCCGTACATTGCCCGTCCCGGCCAGATCAATGCCTGGGACAACGAAGACTTCGTCAAGGCGATCAAGGCCACCGGCAAGAAGCAACTGATCATTGCTGGCGTGGTGACTGAGGTGTGTGTGGCATTCCCGGCGCTGTCGGCCCTTGAAGAAGGGTTTGATGTATTCGTGGTGACCGATGCCTCCGGCACGTTCAATGAGCTGACCCGTGAATCGGCATGGAACCGTATGTCCAGCGCAGGCGCACAATTGATGACCTGGTTCGGTCTGGCCTGCGAGTTGCACCGTGATTGGCGCAACGATATCGAAGGGCTGGGCACGTTGTTCTCCAACCACATCCCGGACTACCGCAACCTGATGACCAGTTACAGCACGCTGACCAGCGGCAAGTAA
- a CDS encoding mechanosensitive ion channel family protein produces the protein MLSLLTEHPLFCALILILLDLGLWRLISSHGSEWKLLVRVLIFSLFSVLLFNEGLNPMEPAPWADNVPLHLAATGLQIGWWLFGARTLTVLIGAVMMQRVGHTGRLLQDLLGAVIFLIAIIAALAYVLDLPVKGVLATSGALAIIVGLALQSTLSDVFSGIVLNTTKPYQLDDWISIDGTEGRVTDIDWRATRLQTSQGSMAVIPNSLAAKAKIINFSRPSNMFGVSVSVQVSPHARPNSVIDALERAMQGCRPLLDTPAPSVALKSSSSAGAEYEISGFVASMNEKRAVRNQLFDLAYRHLQASGVNLLSSDEPSAPAHLSRPRALLDSSPIFSTLRQEEKETFSQNMTLQTFRAGEIILAGGEVSDHLFIIESGVVSVTLKRHGAPFESGRMGPGEVIGEAGILSDTSLPADFSAKTFCALYRIEKSYLKPCLDARHDINDAMKALLDYRLHKAQSLTEEKTVVAPKKGFLQWLRNRA, from the coding sequence ATGCTGTCTCTGCTGACTGAACATCCGTTGTTCTGCGCGTTGATCCTGATCCTGCTCGACCTTGGCCTGTGGCGCCTGATCAGCTCTCACGGCAGCGAATGGAAGCTGCTGGTGCGGGTGCTGATTTTCAGCCTGTTCAGCGTGCTGCTGTTCAACGAAGGCCTCAACCCGATGGAGCCGGCGCCGTGGGCCGACAACGTGCCGTTGCATCTGGCGGCGACCGGGTTGCAGATTGGCTGGTGGCTGTTCGGTGCGCGCACCCTGACAGTGTTGATCGGCGCGGTGATGATGCAGCGGGTCGGCCACACCGGGCGGCTGTTGCAGGATCTGCTCGGCGCGGTGATTTTCCTGATCGCCATTATTGCGGCACTGGCCTATGTGCTGGATCTGCCGGTCAAAGGCGTGCTGGCCACGTCCGGGGCGCTGGCAATCATCGTCGGTCTGGCGCTGCAAAGTACCCTGAGCGACGTGTTCTCCGGCATCGTCTTGAACACCACCAAACCCTATCAACTCGATGACTGGATTTCCATCGACGGCACGGAAGGGCGGGTCACCGACATCGATTGGCGTGCCACGCGTCTGCAGACCTCACAGGGCAGCATGGCGGTGATTCCCAACTCGCTGGCGGCGAAGGCCAAGATCATCAACTTCAGCCGGCCGAGCAATATGTTTGGGGTCTCTGTCAGCGTGCAGGTCAGCCCCCATGCGCGGCCGAACTCGGTGATCGACGCCCTGGAGCGGGCGATGCAAGGCTGTCGCCCGCTGCTGGACACCCCGGCGCCGAGCGTGGCGCTGAAGAGTTCCAGCAGTGCCGGTGCGGAGTATGAAATCAGCGGGTTCGTGGCCTCGATGAACGAGAAGCGCGCAGTGCGCAATCAGTTGTTCGATCTGGCTTACCGTCACCTGCAAGCGTCCGGGGTCAATCTGCTATCGAGCGATGAACCCTCCGCCCCGGCCCATCTCTCACGGCCACGGGCGCTGCTCGACAGCTCGCCGATTTTCTCCACCCTGCGTCAGGAAGAGAAAGAAACCTTCAGCCAGAACATGACCCTGCAAACCTTCCGCGCCGGCGAGATCATTCTGGCGGGCGGGGAGGTCAGCGATCATCTGTTCATCATTGAGTCCGGCGTGGTCTCGGTCACCTTGAAACGCCACGGCGCACCGTTCGAGTCCGGGCGCATGGGGCCGGGTGAAGTGATCGGCGAGGCGGGGATTCTTTCCGATACCTCGCTGCCGGCGGACTTTTCCGCCAAAACCTTCTGTGCGCTGTATCGCATCGAAAAGTCGTATCTCAAGCCTTGTCTGGACGCCCGCCACGACATCAACGACGCGATGAAGGCATTGCTCGATTACCGCTTGCACAAAGCGCAATCCCTGACCGAGGAAAAAACGGTGGTTGCGCCGAAAAAAGGCTTCCTGCAATGGCTGCGCAATCGCGCGTGA